In Cucurbita pepo subsp. pepo cultivar mu-cu-16 chromosome LG04, ASM280686v2, whole genome shotgun sequence, the following are encoded in one genomic region:
- the LOC111792683 gene encoding F-box protein PP2-B10-like: MEEEMRTATADLSSLPEGVIAYILSLTTPLDVCRASTVSRIFHSAAQSDIVWNRFLPPDLDVLISRCKSADLDFDPISSSKKNIFFSLCDSPMLLDDGDKSLALEKWTGRKCIMLGARNITIVWSDTPEYWTWEHHPDSRFAEVAVLLQVWWLEIRGRMSCRILTRRTTYGVYLVFKMNEDEYRGFNFDLAEVRAGILGTESDPKTVCLDPDLENSRLRLAPWLMDHSLEMSSGLEQPKERQDGWFEIELGEFESGDGDDEVEMDLMEVKGGTRKIGLVVEGIEIRPKPTSVLA; encoded by the exons atggaagaagaaatgaggACGGCAACTGCCGATCTCTCTTCTCTGCCGGAAGGAGTAATCGCTTACATCTTGTCGCTGACCACTCCATTAGATGTTTGTAGGGCCTCGACGGTTTCCCGGATTTTCCATTCGGCGGCGCAGTCCGACATCGTGTGGAACAGATTCCTGCCTCCCGATTTGGACGTACTGATTTCTCGATGTAAATCTGCTGACCTGGATTTTGATCCAATTTCCAGTTCGAAgaagaacatttttttctccctttgcgACAGCCCAATGCTACTTGACGATGGCGACAAG AGCCTTGCATTGGAGAAATGGACTGGTAGGAAGTGCATAATGCTTGGAGCAAGGAACATCACGATCGTTTGGAGTGATACCCCTGAGTATTGGACCTGGGAACATCATCCTGATTCGAG GTTTGCAGAGGTGGCTGTACTCCTCCAGGTGTGGTGGCTTGAAATCCGTGGAAGAATGAGTTGCAGAATACTGACTCGTAGAACAACTTATGGTGTTTACTTGGTGTTCAAGATGAATGAAGATGAATACCGAGGGTTCAATTTTGATCTTGCTGAAGTCAGGGCGGGAATTCTTGGCACCGAAAGCGATCCGAAAACAGTTTGTTTGGACCCTGATTTGGAGAACTCTCGTCTGCGGCTTGCACCATGGTTGATGGACCATTCATTGGAAATGTCGTCAGGGTTAGAGCAGCCGAAGGAGAGACAGGATGGGTGGTTTGAAATCGAGTTGGGGGAGTTTGAAAGTGGCGATGGAGATGATGAAGTTGAGATGGATCTTATGGAGGTGAAGGGCGGCACACGCAAGATTGGGCTTGTCGTCGAGGGGATTGAGATTAGGCCTAAACCCACCTCTGTTCTTGCATAG
- the LOC111793711 gene encoding calmodulin-binding protein 60 B-like yields MQRQTRYMERTNSMREKRGLEGGDDELPERKRPALASVIVEALKVDSLQKLFSSMEPILRRVVSEEVERALAKIGPARITGRSSPKRIEGPDGRNLQLHFRSRLSLPLFTGGKVEGEQGAAIHVVLLDANTGHVVTSGPESLSKLDIVVLEGDFNNEDDEDWTEEEFEGHVVKEREGKRPLLTGDLQVSLKEGVGTLGDLTFTDNSSWIRSRKFRLGLKVASGFCEGVRIREAKTEAFTVKDHRGELYKKHYPPALNDDVWRLEKIGKDGSFHKRLNKSGIVTVEDFLRLVVRDSQGLRSILGSGMSNKMWEALLEHAKTCVLSGKLYIYYPEESRNVGVVFNNIYELNGLIAEEQYFPADSLSESQKVYVDTLVNKAYENWNQVVEYDGKSLLSSKKPKKSNASRNDFQGGHLDLSNTHVSVPRMPVSVQPQQPIVDSGLSVAGYNDNTATRYSTQPQFVNSTSRPQFDNSSFTPNELLGNSNHVHVTRNDPSTFGLALGPPQASSSSGFQPLGSSIQESSMNPFDWSNNRDKVVDDFFSEDEIRMRSHEMLENEEMQHLLRMFSMGGHSSVNVHDESFSFPSFMPSPMPNFDDRNRPGKAVVGWLKIKAAMRWGFFIRKKAAERRAQIVELDEE; encoded by the exons ATGCAGAGGCAGACAAGATATATGGAGAGGACGAACTCCATGAGAGAAAAAAGGGGCTTGGAGGGTGGAGATGATGAGCTGCCGGAGCGAAAGCGACCAGCTCTAGCTAG TGTGATTGTAGAAGCCCTGAAAGTGGATAGTTTACAAAAGctcttctcatcaatggaACCAATACTCCGTAGAGTG GTTAGTGAGGAAGTGGAACGTGCTTTGGCTAAGATAGGTCCTGCTAGAATTACTGGAAG GTCTTCTCCTAAAAGGATTGAAGGCCCTGATGGAAGAAACTTGCAACTGCATTTTAGGTCTAGATTGTCTCTTCCCCTGTTCACTGGAGGGAAAGTGGAAGGTGAACAGGGTGCAGCAATCCATGTTGTTCTGCTTGATGCTAACACAGGTCATGTAGTAACATCTGGACCTGAATCCTTGTCAAAATTGGACATTGTGGTACTTGAAGGTGATTTTAacaatgaagatgatgaagattgGACGGAGGAAGAATTCGAAGGTCATGTGGTAAAAGAGCGTGAAGGAAAGAGGCCTCTATTGACCGGTGACCTGCAGGTTTCCCTCAAGGAAGGTGTTGGAACACTAGGGGATTTGACCTTCACTGATAACTCAAGTTGGATTAGGAGCAGAAAGTTCAGACTTGGGTTAAAGGTGGCTTCAGGATTTTGTGAAGGTGTTCGCATTCGTGAAGCAAAAACTGAAGCTTTTACGGTTAAAGATCATCGAGGAGAAT TGTATAAAAAACATTACCCACCTGCATTAAACGATGATGTGTGGAGATTAGAGAAGATTGGAAAGGATGGTTCCTTTCACAAACGACTAAATAAAAGTGGAATAGTCACCGTCGAAGACTTTCTCCGACTGGTAGTTCGAGATTCTCAAGGACTACGAAGT ATCCTTGGAAGTGGTATGTCTAATAAGATGTGGGAGGCTCTCTTAGAACATGCTAAGACCTGTGTCCTGAGCGGGAAgttgtatatttattatccAGAGGAATCCAGAAATGTTGGTGTTGTTTTTAACAATATCTATGAGCTCAACGGCCTGATTGCAGAGGAACAATACTTTCCTGCTGATTCTCTGTCTGAGAGCCAGAAG GTTTATGTAGATACACTAGTGAACAAAGCATATGAAAATTGGAATCAAGTTGTAGAGTACGATGGGAAGTCACTTTTGAGCTCTAAGAAGCCTAAGAAGTCCAATGCATCCCGAAATGACTTTCAAGGAGGTCATCTTGATCTTTCTAATACCCATGTGTCAGTGCCCCGCATGCCAGTATCAGTTCAGCCTCAGCAGCCTATCGTGGATTCAGGACTCTCAGTTGCAG GGTATAATGATAATACAGCCACAAGATATTCAACCCAACCTCAGTTTGTGAATTCAACTTCTCGACCCCAATTTGACAACTCCTCATTTACTCCAAATGAGTTGCTCGGCAATTCTAACCACGTTCATGTCACAAGAAATGACCCTAGTACTTTTGGTTTGGCTCTTGGTCCTCCGCAAGCATCGTCATCTTCAGGTTTTCAGCCGCTTGGTTCTTCTATTCAGGAATCTAGTATGAATCCATTTGACTGGTCAAACAATAGAGACAAGGTAGTGGATGACTTCTTTTCAGAGGACGAGATTCGTATGAGAAGTCACGAGATGCTGGAAAATGAAGAGATGCAACACTTGTTGCGAATGTTTAGCATGGGTGGCCATTCATCTGTTAACGTCCATGATGAGAGTTTTTCATTCCCATCATTCATGCCTTCACCAATGCCAAATTTTGATGATCGAAACCGTCCTGGAAAAGCTGTGGTAGGTTGGTTGAAGATCAAAGCTGCAATGAGGTGGGGCTTCTTCATCAGGAAGAAAGCAGCCGAGAGACGTGCACAGATTGTCGAGTTGGATGAGGAATAG